In Opisthocomus hoazin isolate bOpiHoa1 chromosome 17, bOpiHoa1.hap1, whole genome shotgun sequence, one DNA window encodes the following:
- the PAFAH2 gene encoding platelet-activating factor acetylhydrolase 2, cytoplasmic, whose translation MGGTPSLALPLGKGPHDVGCTDVMVGHTRQGLFLRLFYPCLPRAGAERPLWIPHYEYCVGLADFAHRGRRWYAPLLCVAVGSCRVPVSWNGPFKPCSSGYPLIIFSHGLGAFRTLYSSVCSELASWGFAVAALEHRDHSASATYFCTAEAGREEWIPYQRVPQGQKEFYFRKKQVHQRAEECVRALRLFEDISSGKSVLNVLHQDFDLSVLKDSIDLTKVAVMGHSFGGVTAVLALVKEPSFRCAVALDAWMFPLENALYPEVTKPVLFINTEKFQTPESVAKMKRLSSRNSQTKIITILGSVHQSQTDFTFLTGKLINRIFNARGTLDPYKGLDITSQAALAFLQRHLDLEEEFDRWDNLLEGIGDSVVPEAPFCRSNL comes from the exons ATGGGGGGGACGCCGTCGCTGGCGCTGCCCCTGGGGAAGGGGCCCCACGATGTGGGCTGCACGGATGTCATGGTGGGCCACACACGGCAG GGACTCTTCCTCCGCCTCTTCTacccctgcctgccccgggcAGGGGCCGAGCGGCCGCTCTGGATCCCGCACTACGAGTACTGCGTCGGGCTGGCCGACTTCGCCCACCGCGGCCGGCGCTGGTACGCGCCCCTGCTCTGCGTCGCCGTCG GCTCCTGCAGAGTGCCGGTGAGCTGGAACGGGCCCTTCAAGCCCTGCAGCAGCGGGTACCCACTGATCATCTTCTCCCACGGCCTGGGAGCCTTTCG GACCTTGTACTCCTCGGTCTGCTCGGAGCTGGCGTCCTGGGGCTTCGCGGTGGCGGCGCTGGAGCATAG GGACCATTCCGCCTCGGCGACGTATTTCTGCACGGCagaggctgggagagaggagtggaTCCCCTACCAACGGGTGCCCCAAGGGCAGAAGGAGTTTTATTTCCGAAAGAAGCAG GTTCATCAGAGAGCGGAGGAATGTGTGCGAGCACTCCGGCTCTTCGAGGACATCAGCAGCGGTAAATCTGTCCTGAACGTCCTTCACCAGGACTTCGATCTCTCCGTGCTGAAG GACAGCATTGATCTGACCAAAGTCGCCGTCATGGGCCACTCCTTTGGCGGAGTGACAGCGGTGCTGGCCTTGGTGAAAGAACCCAGCTTCAG GTGCGCGGTGGCTCTCGACGCCTGGATGTTCCCCCTGGAGAACGCGCTGTACCCAGAGGTGACCAAGCCTGTGCTCTTCATCAACACCGAGAAGTTCCAGACGCCAGAAAGCGTTGCCAAAATGAAGAGGCTGAGCTCCAGAAACAGCCAGACGAAAATTATAACCATCCT GGGATCCGTGCACCAGAGCCAAACTGACTTCACCTTTCTTACTGGGAAGCTCATCAACCGCATCTTCAACGCgaggggcaccctggacccctacAAGGGTCTGGACATCACCAGCCAGGCGGCTCTGGCCTTCCTGCAAAGGCACCTGG ACCTGGAAGAGGAGTTCGATCGATGGGACAACCTCCTGGAAGGCATCGGAGACTCGGTCGTTCCAGAAGCGCCGTTCTGCCGCTCCAACCTGTAG